The Bacteroidota bacterium genome contains a region encoding:
- a CDS encoding IS110 family transposase: MEKIKEVKRFVESVGIDVSKLTLDVFLYNKKNHRQFSNTAKGFLEMQKWVKSEQHSLTDLIYCFEHTGWYCLLLSQYLHDHGMYYCCINPIEIKRSMGFKRGKTDKTDSYEIARFAWLRREELKASVPLPISLLELQRLMSVREQFVKQSTSLKNLEKGLLVTLEKITGDIGLKAVRQSIKQLEQQIQKIEKAMEELIASEPKMKSNYKLTKSVKGVGRILAIQMLLHTHNYTRFEEWRQFSAYCGLVPYPFQSGTSIHGRKRIHAISDIKMKSLLSMSAISAIQHDSELKIYYQKRVEEGKPKMVVLNIIRNKIVSRVFATVKRGTPYVEINKFAA, translated from the coding sequence ATGGAAAAAATTAAAGAAGTAAAACGGTTTGTAGAAAGTGTTGGTATTGATGTTTCAAAACTAACGCTAGATGTATTTCTTTACAACAAAAAGAATCATCGTCAATTTTCAAATACGGCCAAGGGCTTTTTAGAGATGCAAAAATGGGTTAAGTCGGAACAGCATAGTTTAACTGATTTAATTTATTGCTTTGAGCATACCGGCTGGTATTGTCTTTTACTCAGTCAATATTTACATGATCATGGGATGTATTACTGCTGTATTAATCCGATAGAAATAAAACGGTCTATGGGATTTAAAAGGGGCAAGACAGACAAAACAGATTCCTATGAGATTGCAAGATTTGCCTGGTTAAGAAGGGAGGAGTTAAAGGCATCAGTTCCACTTCCTATAAGTTTACTGGAACTGCAAAGACTTATGAGTGTGCGGGAGCAATTTGTGAAACAAAGCACTTCACTTAAAAATTTAGAAAAGGGCTTATTGGTAACTCTTGAAAAAATCACTGGAGATATCGGTTTGAAGGCTGTTAGGCAATCTATAAAACAACTTGAACAGCAAATACAGAAAATAGAAAAAGCGATGGAGGAATTGATAGCAAGCGAACCCAAAATGAAAAGCAATTACAAACTGACCAAGAGCGTAAAAGGAGTGGGTCGAATCCTGGCAATACAAATGCTTTTGCATACGCATAACTATACAAGGTTTGAAGAATGGCGACAGTTTTCGGCCTACTGTGGATTGGTTCCATATCCCTTCCAATCCGGAACAAGTATACATGGAAGAAAACGCATTCATGCAATTAGCGATATAAAGATGAAAAGTTTATTATCTATGTCAGCAATAAGTGCAATACAACATGATTCAGAACTTAAGATTTATTATCAAAAAAGAGTGGAAGAAGGAAAGCCAAAGATGGTAGTACTAAATATTATCAGGAACAAAATTGTATCCAGAGTATTTGCAACAGTTAAACGGGGAACACCCTATGTGGAGATAAATAAATTCGCTGCTTAA
- a CDS encoding ankyrin repeat domain-containing protein gives MTKQIKTVITIALMLFVNQLSFAGATEDIWKALKAANDKDALAAIAVGADVNNVDASASTPLSLAACFSGGDVVKALIDAKADINYAQPSNGFTPLFNAANWGNTDAVKLLLAAGANVKPKAKIGQTLMWVAISSVKLEIVKMIVDAGADPLEKFDIASSKGLTHMNAVIVTYSPKEKVANLAANRPGLEKYGLTYPERLVNTKESDFTPLQDIAAYLLSKGLDPNQQVEGTWRNILFQSIEFGKTGVALALINAKADIEAKGYIMGGAVGKQNTYEVTPLMIASAKGDNAVVEALLALGADVNFLGVQHKGTVTQSTVYGSNSSTTTTTIENSWEYNTALSLANDNKHPDTAALLTAKGALGPKEVKKMK, from the coding sequence ATGACAAAACAAATCAAAACAGTTATAACAATTGCACTTATGCTTTTTGTCAACCAACTTTCTTTTGCAGGTGCAACAGAAGATATATGGAAAGCCCTAAAAGCGGCAAACGACAAAGACGCATTAGCTGCAATAGCTGTGGGTGCTGACGTAAATAATGTTGACGCTTCGGCATCAACACCTTTAAGTCTTGCGGCATGTTTTTCAGGCGGTGATGTAGTGAAAGCTCTGATAGATGCGAAAGCTGATATAAATTATGCGCAACCATCAAACGGTTTTACACCTTTGTTTAATGCAGCAAACTGGGGTAATACGGATGCGGTAAAGTTACTTTTAGCAGCAGGGGCTAATGTTAAACCTAAGGCTAAAATCGGACAGACACTTATGTGGGTAGCTATTAGCAGTGTAAAATTAGAAATAGTAAAAATGATAGTAGATGCAGGTGCAGACCCACTTGAAAAATTTGACATAGCAAGCAGCAAAGGTCTTACACATATGAATGCTGTTATTGTAACCTATTCACCAAAAGAAAAAGTTGCAAATCTTGCAGCTAACCGACCAGGCTTAGAAAAATATGGACTTACTTATCCTGAGCGTTTGGTAAATACAAAAGAAAGCGATTTCACTCCGCTTCAAGACATTGCAGCCTATTTACTAAGTAAGGGTTTAGACCCTAATCAGCAAGTGGAAGGAACATGGCGCAATATTCTATTTCAATCAATAGAATTTGGGAAAACAGGTGTTGCTTTGGCACTGATAAACGCCAAAGCCGACATTGAGGCTAAAGGATATATAATGGGTGGTGCAGTAGGCAAACAAAACACGTATGAAGTAACCCCACTTATGATTGCATCAGCAAAGGGCGACAATGCAGTGGTAGAAGCACTACTTGCGTTAGGTGCAGATGTGAACTTTCTTGGGGTTCAACATAAAGGGACTGTTACTCAATCGACAGTTTATGGTAGCAATTCTTCAACCACTACGACCACAATTGAAAATTCATGGGAGTATAACACAGCTTTATCTCTGGCAAATGACAACAAGCATCCTGACACAGCAGCATTGCTGACTGCAAAAGGTGCTTTAGGACCAAAGGAAGTAAAGAAAATGAAATAG
- the katG gene encoding catalase/peroxidase HPI — protein sequence MENNTAAGKCPFHGGALKQSAGAGPRNRDWWPNQLKLSILRQHSSLSNPTDPKFNYAEEFKKLDLSEVKKDLFELMTNSQEWWPADYGHYGPFFIRMAWHSAGTYRISDGRGGAGSGTQRFAPLNSWPDNANLDKARLLLWPIKKKYGKKISWADLMILAGNCALESMGFRTFGFGGGREDVWEPEEEIYWGPEGKWLEDKRYSGDRELENPLAAVQMGLIYVNPEGPNGVPDPIAAARDIRETFGRMAMDDEETVALIAGGHTFGKTHGAANPGIYVGPEPAAASIEMQSQGWKNSFGSGNGVNTITSGLEGAWTTTPTKWSNNFFENLFGFDWELTKSPAGAQQWKPKGGAGANTVPDAHDATKQHAPTMLTTDLALKVDPLYEKISRRFFENPNEFADAFARAWFKLTHRDMGPIHRYLGVEVPKEELIWQDPIPAATYKKIDAKDIAELKQRIVGTGLSVSELVSTAWASASTFRNSDKRGGANGARVRLAPQLNWKVNQPSQLKKVLDALEEIQKAFNSASAEKKVSLADLIVLGGGVGVELAAKNAGQSIEVPFTPGRTDASQEQTDIDSFAVLEPAADGFRNYLKDNNNVSAEEMLLDKAQLLTLTAPEMTVLIGGMRVLNTNFDKSDLGVFTNKPETLSNDFFVNLLDLNTTWNATTESQNVFEGRNRVNGKLLWKATRADLIFGSNSELRALAEFYGCEDSRQQFLHDFVKAWNKVMNLDRFDS from the coding sequence ATGGAAAATAATACAGCAGCAGGAAAATGCCCTTTTCACGGAGGTGCACTCAAACAAAGTGCCGGCGCAGGTCCACGAAATCGTGATTGGTGGCCTAATCAATTAAAGTTAAGTATACTTCGACAACATTCGAGTCTGTCGAATCCAACGGATCCTAAATTTAATTATGCCGAAGAGTTTAAGAAACTAGATTTAAGTGAAGTTAAAAAGGATTTGTTTGAACTCATGACCAATTCTCAAGAGTGGTGGCCGGCCGATTATGGTCATTATGGGCCATTTTTTATACGAATGGCTTGGCACAGTGCCGGTACATATCGCATTTCGGATGGTAGAGGTGGAGCCGGTTCCGGAACACAACGTTTTGCTCCGCTGAACAGTTGGCCGGATAATGCAAACTTAGATAAAGCACGACTTTTACTTTGGCCAATCAAAAAAAAATATGGAAAAAAAATTTCCTGGGCCGATCTAATGATTCTTGCAGGTAACTGCGCTTTGGAGTCTATGGGTTTTAGAACATTTGGTTTCGGCGGTGGTCGTGAAGATGTTTGGGAACCAGAAGAAGAAATCTATTGGGGGCCGGAAGGCAAATGGTTGGAAGATAAACGTTATTCAGGCGACCGAGAACTTGAGAATCCACTTGCTGCGGTTCAAATGGGATTAATTTATGTAAATCCCGAAGGGCCCAACGGTGTTCCAGATCCAATAGCAGCCGCACGCGACATTCGCGAAACTTTTGGTCGCATGGCAATGGATGATGAAGAAACAGTTGCCTTAATTGCCGGGGGGCATACATTTGGGAAAACGCATGGTGCTGCCAACCCTGGTATATATGTTGGCCCTGAGCCGGCTGCTGCGAGTATTGAGATGCAAAGCCAAGGTTGGAAAAATTCTTTTGGTAGTGGCAATGGTGTCAATACAATTACAAGCGGTTTGGAAGGAGCATGGACAACTACTCCTACCAAATGGAGCAATAATTTTTTCGAGAACCTTTTTGGCTTTGATTGGGAGCTTACAAAAAGCCCGGCCGGTGCGCAACAGTGGAAACCAAAGGGAGGTGCCGGCGCTAACACAGTACCCGATGCACACGATGCAACAAAGCAGCATGCACCAACAATGCTCACCACTGATCTTGCTTTAAAAGTGGATCCGTTGTATGAGAAAATTTCTCGACGCTTTTTTGAAAATCCAAACGAGTTTGCAGATGCATTTGCAAGAGCTTGGTTCAAACTTACGCACAGAGATATGGGGCCAATTCATCGTTACCTTGGTGTTGAAGTTCCAAAGGAAGAATTAATATGGCAAGACCCAATTCCTGCTGCTACCTATAAGAAAATTGATGCGAAGGATATTGCGGAATTGAAACAAAGAATTGTTGGAACTGGATTAAGTGTTTCAGAATTGGTTTCTACGGCCTGGGCTTCCGCATCCACTTTTCGCAATTCCGATAAGCGCGGTGGAGCCAACGGTGCACGTGTTCGCCTAGCGCCACAGCTAAACTGGAAAGTGAATCAACCAAGTCAATTAAAAAAAGTACTTGATGCGCTGGAAGAAATACAAAAAGCATTTAATTCTGCTTCTGCTGAAAAGAAAGTTTCTTTAGCCGATTTAATTGTTTTAGGTGGTGGTGTAGGTGTGGAACTTGCTGCTAAAAATGCAGGTCAATCTATTGAGGTTCCATTTACTCCGGGAAGAACAGATGCATCTCAAGAACAGACTGATATCGATTCTTTTGCTGTATTGGAACCTGCTGCTGATGGATTTAGAAATTATTTGAAGGATAACAATAATGTATCAGCCGAAGAAATGCTCCTCGACAAAGCACAATTATTGACTTTAACCGCACCTGAAATGACAGTGTTAATAGGAGGGATGCGCGTATTGAATACTAATTTTGATAAGTCAGATTTGGGCGTGTTTACGAACAAACCCGAGACACTATCAAATGATTTTTTTGTGAATCTTCTTGATTTGAATACAACTTGGAATGCAACAACGGAATCACAAAATGTATTCGAAGGTCGCAATCGTGTTAACGGAAAATTACTTTGGAAAGCTACGAGAGCAGATCTTATTTTTGGTTCAAACTCAGAGTTAAGAGCACTTGCAGAATTCTATGGATGCGAAGATTCCCGGCAACAATTTCTACATGATTTTGTAAAAGCATGGAATAAAGTAATGAATCTGGATCGCTTTGATAGCTAA
- a CDS encoding DUF262 domain-containing protein, whose translation MQKQEYILPSIQREFVWTPNQIELLFDSIMRDYPISTFLFWNVKAENISKFKFYRFLSNYHERDKKHNDPAELIGTKDRKAVLDGQQRLTSLYIGLKGSDSRKIAKYNWKSDHAFPLKRLYVNLLKGSESSDKEFDFRFLTELEVQLFHEKHGTEFHWFKVGDILDMKSVMEIMNYFTLHRLMDTSFRTSEQTSFASKTLSKLFQVINEQESINFFLEKSDSLDKVLHIFIRINSGGTKLSYSDLLLSIATAQWKKREAREILHKFVDQINNIGNKFNFNKDLVLKACLVLTDLKDIRFRVDNFTSENMSIIENEWDDIDLAISTTVRLINQFGFSGQTLTATNAIIPIAYFLKKNNIGEKILTHSEHQKNRDLIKEWLMRALLKKIFGGTPDNLYPTYRAIISENIGTFPLQKLIDKYKGSNKSLDFHEDNIEHLLTTQYGSSFAFMVLSLLYPLNHNYVFHQDHIHPKSLFNKKNLESIGVKGEDYKEFINNFNSLPNLQLIEAVSNIQKSAKPFNEWLILTHPSLEKQNSYKMLHFIPESINLELKNFAEFFNLRRELIKKELMIRLNASPRSTATVEDVALINLEEESE comes from the coding sequence ATTCAGAAACAAGAATACATTTTACCATCTATTCAACGAGAGTTTGTTTGGACCCCTAATCAAATAGAATTATTGTTTGATTCAATAATGAGGGATTATCCAATTAGTACTTTTTTATTTTGGAATGTAAAGGCTGAAAATATTTCCAAATTTAAATTTTACCGATTCTTGTCCAACTATCATGAGAGGGATAAAAAGCATAATGATCCTGCCGAATTAATTGGAACAAAAGACCGAAAAGCAGTACTTGATGGACAGCAACGACTTACTTCACTCTATATAGGCTTGAAGGGTTCTGATTCAAGAAAAATCGCTAAGTACAATTGGAAAAGCGATCATGCTTTTCCTTTAAAAAGGCTATATGTTAATTTACTCAAAGGTTCTGAAAGTTCTGATAAGGAATTTGATTTTCGATTTTTAACTGAATTAGAGGTTCAATTATTTCATGAAAAACATGGTACTGAATTTCACTGGTTCAAGGTTGGTGATATTCTTGACATGAAAAGTGTTATGGAAATAATGAATTACTTCACCCTTCACCGGTTAATGGATACTTCCTTTAGAACAAGTGAACAAACCAGTTTTGCTTCAAAAACCTTATCAAAACTTTTTCAAGTAATTAATGAGCAAGAATCGATTAATTTTTTTCTTGAAAAAAGTGACAGCCTTGACAAAGTGCTACACATATTTATCCGAATAAATAGCGGAGGCACCAAATTGAGCTATTCTGACCTTTTGCTTTCTATAGCAACTGCTCAATGGAAAAAAAGAGAAGCTCGCGAAATATTACACAAGTTTGTCGATCAAATTAACAACATTGGTAATAAATTTAACTTCAATAAGGATCTTGTTCTTAAAGCGTGTCTTGTCCTTACTGATTTAAAAGATATTCGATTTAGAGTTGATAATTTCACCTCTGAAAACATGTCAATAATTGAAAATGAATGGGACGATATTGATTTGGCCATATCAACCACAGTTAGGCTAATTAATCAATTTGGATTTTCAGGACAAACCTTAACTGCAACTAACGCTATCATACCTATTGCCTATTTCTTGAAAAAGAATAATATCGGAGAAAAAATATTAACACATTCAGAACATCAAAAGAATAGGGACCTTATTAAAGAATGGTTGATGCGTGCATTACTTAAAAAGATATTTGGCGGCACTCCCGATAATTTATATCCTACCTATCGGGCAATTATTTCAGAAAATATTGGAACATTTCCTCTTCAAAAACTTATTGATAAATATAAAGGATCGAATAAATCGCTCGACTTTCATGAAGACAATATCGAACATCTACTAACTACTCAATATGGAAGTTCATTTGCTTTTATGGTGTTAAGCTTGCTTTACCCTCTAAATCATAATTATGTTTTCCACCAAGACCATATTCATCCAAAATCACTTTTTAATAAAAAGAACCTTGAGAGCATAGGTGTTAAAGGAGAAGACTATAAAGAGTTTATTAATAATTTCAACTCACTTCCGAACCTTCAACTAATTGAGGCCGTTTCAAATATCCAAAAAAGTGCAAAGCCATTTAATGAATGGCTTATTCTAACCCATCCTTCTCTAGAAAAACAGAATAGCTATAAAATGCTTCATTTTATTCCTGAAAGCATAAACTTAGAGTTAAAGAATTTTGCAGAATTTTTTAATCTAAGAAGGGAATTAATAAAAAAAGAATTAATGATAAGACTTAATGCATCGCCAAGATCAACTGCTACAGTTGAGGATGTCGCATTAATTAACCTTGAAGAAGAGTCAGAATGA
- a CDS encoding SAM-dependent DNA methyltransferase, with the protein MNQKELETYLWGAAKVLRGTIDAGDYKQYIFPLLFFKRICDVYDEEFEKALKESDGDLEYASFAEHHHFIVPQNAHWNKVRETTTNVGMAIQNAMREIEKANPDTLYGIFGDASWTNKDRLSDATLINLIEHFSQHKLNLSTVADDKLGNAYEYLIKEFADDSGHTAAEFYTNRTVVKLMTMIMDPQPGESVYDPTCGSGGLLLNCALHLRDEGKEYRTLKLYGQEINLITSAIARMNMFMHGIEEFSIVRGDTLAQPAFLENDTLKKFNVILANPPYSIKAWDRKGFENDPYGRNLWGTPSQGCADYAFQQHIQKSLNDKNGRSITLWPHGVLFRDSESDIRMKMIEQDLVECVIGLGPNLFYNSPMEACLLITKTNKANNRKGKILFINAVHEVKQEKTIGFLEDKHIDKIFNAYQNFKAIENFAAVASLDDAFINNGNMSISLYVRPDNTEANFALSFEDAYENWNSSGKELRNSMNELFQIIGK; encoded by the coding sequence ATGAACCAAAAAGAATTAGAAACTTATCTATGGGGTGCAGCCAAAGTGCTACGTGGCACCATTGATGCCGGAGATTACAAACAATACATCTTCCCATTATTATTCTTCAAAAGAATATGCGATGTGTATGACGAAGAATTTGAAAAAGCGTTGAAAGAAAGTGATGGAGATTTGGAATATGCCTCCTTTGCAGAACATCATCATTTTATTGTTCCTCAAAATGCACATTGGAATAAAGTTCGTGAAACTACCACAAATGTTGGAATGGCTATTCAAAATGCCATGCGTGAAATTGAAAAGGCCAACCCTGATACCTTATACGGTATATTTGGTGATGCCAGTTGGACTAACAAAGACCGACTTTCGGATGCTACTCTAATCAATTTGATTGAACATTTCTCTCAGCACAAACTCAATTTGAGCACTGTGGCTGATGATAAATTGGGCAATGCTTATGAATACTTAATTAAAGAATTTGCAGACGATAGCGGACATACTGCTGCAGAGTTTTATACCAACCGCACTGTAGTAAAACTCATGACCATGATTATGGACCCGCAACCGGGCGAGAGTGTGTATGATCCAACTTGTGGCTCAGGTGGACTGTTGTTGAACTGCGCTTTGCATTTGCGTGATGAAGGTAAAGAATACCGAACGCTCAAATTATACGGACAAGAAATTAACCTCATTACCTCGGCCATTGCGCGCATGAATATGTTTATGCACGGCATTGAGGAATTTAGCATTGTGCGTGGAGATACGCTTGCACAACCTGCCTTTTTAGAAAATGATACCCTTAAAAAGTTTAATGTCATCTTAGCTAACCCGCCATACTCCATTAAAGCCTGGGATCGTAAAGGTTTTGAAAATGATCCTTACGGAAGAAACCTTTGGGGAACGCCTTCACAAGGCTGTGCCGATTATGCTTTTCAACAACACATACAAAAAAGTCTGAACGATAAAAATGGGCGTTCCATTACGCTTTGGCCTCATGGTGTTTTGTTCAGAGATTCAGAATCGGATATCAGAATGAAAATGATTGAACAAGATTTGGTAGAATGTGTAATTGGCTTAGGACCAAATTTATTTTACAACTCTCCTATGGAAGCTTGTTTATTGATTACTAAAACAAATAAAGCCAATAATAGGAAAGGTAAAATACTTTTCATTAATGCTGTCCATGAAGTGAAACAAGAAAAAACAATTGGCTTTTTAGAAGATAAGCATATTGACAAAATTTTTAATGCTTACCAAAACTTTAAGGCCATTGAAAATTTTGCTGCTGTTGCCTCTTTGGATGACGCATTTATTAACAATGGAAACATGTCAATTAGCCTTTATGTGCGACCTGATAATACAGAAGCAAACTTTGCTTTATCATTTGAAGATGCTTATGAGAATTGGAATTCAAGTGGAAAAGAACTTAGAAATAGTATGAATGAATTATTTCAAATCATAGGAAAATAA
- a CDS encoding restriction endonuclease subunit S: MNHTILKIDKTNWKPVKFGDIVAEPKEICKDIVAEGIEHVVGLEHIDTGDLHLRKSATIEESTTFSKKFRKGDVLFGRRRAYLKKAAQADFDGICSGDITVLRVKKELSSVLLPFIVNNDKFFDYAVKHSAGGLSPRVKFKDLANYEFLLPSKAEQARLAELLWAMDEVIEKEKRVLDKLQIGLSAKSSDIIWNSKHEMKSLISFAEKSIGKFVDGDWIESKDQSEEGIRLLQLADIGIGEFINKSRRYISHETFKRLRCFEVLPGDVLIARMPDPIGRACIVEDIGSKMITAVDCCIARVNSNDSSKKYLLYLLNSFEFLHKANLLASGTTRQRIARKSLEEIAVPKPILKTQLEIVEKLEILGNCILEVKSKISSSQSLLKSLINQIF; this comes from the coding sequence ATGAATCATACAATTTTAAAAATAGATAAAACTAACTGGAAACCTGTAAAGTTTGGGGATATCGTTGCAGAACCAAAAGAAATTTGTAAGGATATTGTTGCAGAAGGCATTGAGCATGTTGTAGGTTTGGAGCATATTGATACAGGTGATTTGCATTTAAGAAAATCGGCAACTATTGAAGAAAGTACTACATTCTCAAAGAAATTTAGAAAAGGAGATGTATTGTTTGGAAGGAGAAGGGCTTATTTAAAAAAGGCAGCCCAAGCTGATTTTGATGGAATTTGTTCAGGTGATATTACGGTGCTCAGAGTTAAAAAAGAATTGTCATCCGTCTTGCTTCCCTTTATCGTGAACAATGATAAGTTTTTTGATTACGCAGTTAAACATTCTGCTGGTGGCCTTTCTCCACGAGTAAAATTTAAAGATCTTGCGAATTACGAATTCCTACTCCCATCCAAAGCCGAGCAAGCCCGTTTGGCTGAATTACTCTGGGCAATGGATGAAGTGATTGAGAAGGAGAAGAGGGTGTTGGATAAGCTACAAATAGGCCTATCTGCAAAATCTTCCGACATCATTTGGAATTCTAAACATGAAATGAAGTCTTTAATTTCATTTGCAGAAAAATCAATTGGTAAATTTGTAGATGGTGATTGGATAGAATCAAAGGATCAATCTGAAGAGGGTATCAGATTGTTACAGTTAGCAGATATTGGCATTGGCGAATTTATTAATAAATCAAGAAGGTATATCAGCCATGAAACATTTAAACGATTAAGATGCTTTGAAGTTTTACCAGGGGATGTTTTGATTGCGAGGATGCCTGATCCAATAGGTAGAGCTTGTATTGTAGAGGACATTGGGTCAAAAATGATTACAGCTGTTGATTGTTGCATTGCAAGAGTCAATTCAAATGATTCTTCTAAGAAATATTTATTGTATTTATTGAATTCTTTCGAGTTTTTACATAAAGCAAATCTTTTAGCATCAGGGACTACAAGACAAAGGATTGCTCGAAAAAGTTTAGAAGAAATAGCAGTCCCAAAACCTATTTTAAAGACCCAATTAGAAATTGTTGAAAAATTGGAAATACTAGGTAATTGTATTTTGGAGGTTAAATCTAAAATCTCATCTTCTCAGTCCTTACTAAAAAGCCTCATCAACCAAATATTTTAA